The following are encoded together in the Haloplanus vescus genome:
- a CDS encoding TIR domain-containing protein, with protein sequence MPTRRVFISYEGSDRMKAKGFRLLRWNNNVDVSFHDRHLLDPVDSTNDDYIRSCIRDEMKGTSVTVVMVGENTKDSDWVDYEVERSLKEGNGLVAIKVDDDISDEDIPDKLKENGAEIVDWDPDEFDDAIERAASQRSKVGESTVRGRAGTGCGRS encoded by the coding sequence ATGCCGACCCGCCGCGTCTTCATCAGTTACGAAGGAAGCGACCGCATGAAAGCGAAAGGCTTCCGGCTGCTCCGCTGGAACAACAACGTCGATGTCTCCTTCCACGACCGACACCTCCTTGACCCCGTAGACAGCACAAACGACGACTACATCCGTAGCTGCATCCGGGACGAAATGAAAGGTACCTCGGTCACCGTCGTCATGGTCGGCGAGAACACGAAGGACAGCGACTGGGTCGATTACGAGGTTGAGCGCTCGCTCAAGGAAGGCAACGGCCTAGTCGCAATCAAGGTCGATGACGATATCTCCGACGAGGACATCCCTGATAAGTTGAAAGAAAACGGCGCTGAGATCGTCGACTGGGATCCAGACGAGTTCGACGACGCGATTGAACGGGCGGCGAGCCAGCGGAGCAAAGTCGGCGAGTCTACGGTCCGCGGCCGGGCAGGAACCGGCTGTGGCCGTTCCTGA
- a CDS encoding DUF4231 domain-containing protein, translating into MVDNFDEFYEFYEGQFEWYDDKAVRNKWMHRLMKGAQIVLAAILPVAVSLFPVTSSTVWKNTIIIAAVLLIILEALESYLNYQKKWMNYRTTAEGLRREEQMFKTRTDEYEGVDDPERVFVKRVLALTSQENRYWEITTRKAQEA; encoded by the coding sequence ATGGTAGATAATTTCGACGAATTCTACGAGTTCTACGAAGGACAGTTCGAGTGGTATGACGACAAGGCGGTTCGTAACAAATGGATGCATCGGTTAATGAAGGGCGCACAGATCGTGCTGGCCGCCATCCTACCTGTCGCCGTGTCACTGTTCCCTGTGACGAGCAGCACGGTCTGGAAGAACACAATCATCATCGCTGCGGTCCTGCTTATCATCTTGGAGGCACTCGAATCCTATCTCAACTATCAGAAGAAGTGGATGAACTACCGAACCACCGCCGAAGGCCTGCGGCGGGAAGAGCAGATGTTCAAGACGCGGACGGATGAGTACGAGGGTGTAGACGACCCTGAGCGGGTGTTCGTCAAGCGGGTGCTGGCGCTCACCAGCCAGGAAAACCGGTATTGGGAGATTACTACGCGAAAGGCACAAGAGGCCTAG
- a CDS encoding zinc ribbon domain-containing protein has product MRYDSDAARDFMPPNDPWEEHDASEDAKSYLTLYYCEDDISKYPVREVTKVNDNKSDPNLETMSYGLCSTCTRDIRSGLVKNDRPYLFFCTNYHGDRHLAGYYHIGWHSLGWPLLTNYRDGSIQDDYRLVADEMHWVYPPISFETVAEETGFDGIQSGFRKKLVGPDRTADLLALLHDREDYSERYIEEIRRLERINKRYHEYRYPTWEREDSFDWESVENYVEMATTDEDDGNKEILEQKVDEFDVDLDRITSRGVSDWFCLLCEHEFENEAPLKLCPNCDNGGGVIPDRAINA; this is encoded by the coding sequence ATGAGATATGATTCCGATGCTGCACGCGACTTCATGCCCCCCAACGACCCGTGGGAGGAGCATGACGCATCGGAGGACGCCAAGAGCTATCTGACGCTCTACTACTGCGAGGACGACATCAGCAAGTATCCGGTCCGAGAGGTCACCAAGGTCAACGACAACAAGAGCGATCCGAACCTCGAAACGATGAGTTACGGCCTCTGCTCTACCTGCACCCGGGACATCCGCTCCGGCCTGGTCAAGAACGACCGCCCCTATCTCTTCTTTTGCACCAACTACCACGGCGACCGCCACCTCGCCGGATACTACCACATCGGCTGGCACTCCTTGGGCTGGCCACTGCTCACCAACTACCGGGACGGTAGCATTCAGGATGATTATCGACTGGTGGCCGACGAGATGCACTGGGTCTATCCACCGATCAGTTTCGAGACCGTCGCCGAGGAGACAGGATTCGACGGGATCCAGAGCGGGTTCCGGAAGAAGCTGGTCGGTCCCGACCGGACCGCCGACCTCCTCGCCCTCCTCCACGACCGCGAGGATTATTCTGAGCGGTACATCGAGGAGATCCGCCGGCTGGAACGGATCAACAAGCGGTACCACGAGTACCGGTACCCGACCTGGGAGCGGGAGGACAGTTTCGACTGGGAGTCCGTGGAGAACTACGTCGAGATGGCGACCACGGATGAGGATGACGGCAATAAGGAAATCCTAGAGCAGAAGGTCGACGAGTTCGACGTCGATCTCGATCGTATCACCTCTAGAGGCGTGTCCGACTGGTTCTGCCTGCTCTGCGAGCATGAGTTCGAGAACGAGGCCCCGCTGAAACTGTGCCCTAACTGTGATAATGGAGGCGGGGTTATTCCCGACCGAGCGATCAACGCATGA
- a CDS encoding nucleotide kinase domain-containing protein, which yields MSQSLTKPDEIRDSLDEDTLDLFWRFITERQQVWYRRVVEGQQSPWTDDDILQEYRFTNVYRELDPGTQYVIQHILEVDASRQDKIFNVMLYRLIGRLETHDYLGFQSLDDFDAAEFEAQLKHRRDELDETVFTGAYMVSGYNHMGSSDKVENVAALFDELTADSNFFDQALAADSLEDAYDLIRAQPGFGNFLSYQTLVDLLYPVDFYDGDSVLSFSPDDWSSPGPGAQKGLKQLVTEFNGFDRLAVMRWLRQHQQEEFDRLDLDFPFLETEAGDPLELSLANIQNCLCEFYKYHKILHSNGRARRCFRDSEARSGNELRSIYETAPHIRVPERSKI from the coding sequence ATGTCTCAATCCTTAACGAAGCCCGACGAGATCAGGGATAGTCTCGACGAAGATACGCTTGACCTGTTCTGGCGGTTCATCACCGAACGTCAGCAGGTGTGGTATCGTCGGGTGGTCGAGGGGCAGCAGTCGCCGTGGACGGACGACGATATTCTCCAAGAATACCGCTTCACGAACGTTTATCGCGAGCTCGATCCCGGGACGCAGTACGTCATCCAGCACATCCTCGAGGTCGATGCGTCCCGGCAGGACAAGATCTTTAATGTGATGCTGTACCGGTTGATCGGCCGGCTGGAGACGCACGACTATCTCGGGTTCCAGTCGCTCGACGACTTCGACGCGGCCGAGTTTGAGGCCCAGTTGAAACATCGGCGCGACGAGCTGGACGAGACAGTGTTCACCGGGGCGTACATGGTCAGCGGCTACAACCACATGGGGTCATCCGACAAAGTCGAGAACGTGGCTGCGCTCTTCGACGAGCTCACCGCGGACTCCAACTTCTTCGACCAGGCGCTCGCAGCCGACTCGCTGGAGGATGCCTACGACCTGATCCGGGCGCAACCTGGGTTCGGGAACTTTCTCTCCTACCAGACCCTTGTGGACCTCCTGTATCCCGTCGATTTCTACGACGGTGATAGCGTACTCTCGTTCTCACCTGACGACTGGTCGTCACCGGGACCGGGCGCGCAGAAGGGATTGAAGCAACTTGTCACCGAGTTCAACGGATTCGACCGGCTTGCCGTAATGCGGTGGCTACGCCAGCACCAGCAAGAGGAGTTCGACCGGCTTGATTTGGATTTTCCCTTCCTGGAAACGGAGGCGGGCGACCCGCTGGAACTGTCGCTGGCGAACATCCAGAACTGTCTCTGCGAGTTCTACAAGTACCACAAGATCCTGCACTCGAACGGCCGTGCCCGCCGATGCTTCCGGGACTCCGAGGCCCGGTCCGGAAACGAGCTGCGGAGCATCTACGAAACGGCACCACACATCCGGGTTCCGGAACGGAGCAAGATATAA
- a CDS encoding DUF7509 family protein encodes MRQRIIDNLPRAAGDSDALAPVRREQLLVYLMGPYRTFDVDALLPTDADVETDAPSFATWDESNGEYAEDEVLRLLQETRDCLRDRGFNAFLAIDVGIPLDEMDAATQSIAFAQASNATIFIAPQVGDNLGVGIEIGSVLEDILSTAGMQGPAADATPPARARRIMVATEPSVRSAMLGAVHARWDASVRTFTDAADCCRLCAQFCTHIQNEELYGSLDRLD; translated from the coding sequence ATGCGGCAACGGATTATCGATAATCTCCCCCGTGCCGCCGGTGATTCAGATGCACTCGCTCCAGTCCGGCGGGAACAGTTGCTCGTCTATCTGATGGGCCCATATCGGACATTCGACGTCGACGCGCTGCTGCCGACGGACGCCGATGTCGAAACCGATGCCCCATCGTTTGCGACGTGGGACGAGAGCAACGGCGAGTACGCCGAAGACGAGGTCTTGCGGCTCCTACAGGAGACGCGGGACTGCCTCCGCGACCGCGGGTTTAATGCCTTTCTCGCAATCGACGTCGGGATTCCGCTCGACGAGATGGATGCCGCCACACAGAGTATCGCCTTTGCGCAAGCGAGTAATGCAACGATCTTCATCGCTCCACAGGTCGGCGACAACCTCGGTGTCGGGATCGAGATCGGGAGCGTCCTTGAGGATATTCTATCAACAGCTGGAATGCAGGGGCCGGCAGCCGATGCAACACCACCTGCGCGTGCGCGACGGATTATGGTCGCAACCGAACCATCGGTTCGAAGTGCGATGCTTGGCGCCGTCCACGCGCGCTGGGACGCCAGTGTTCGGACGTTCACCGACGCCGCGGACTGCTGTCGGCTCTGCGCACAGTTCTGTACCCACATTCAGAACGAGGAACTCTATGGCTCGCTCGACCGTCTGGACTGA
- a CDS encoding winged helix-turn-helix domain-containing protein, giving the protein MSETDRQPTEEVRQPDPPLPEDSGLTLEEYLAMQQAVGHPTRFRILRTLVANDELSAADLKAAVDVESHNFHYHLDELVDVGLVDKRQRRTADSQGFYTYYRPTAMGRGILEHGVEELMRREREFNDAYS; this is encoded by the coding sequence ATGTCCGAAACCGATCGCCAGCCAACAGAGGAGGTTCGTCAGCCGGACCCGCCGCTTCCCGAGGATAGCGGGCTGACGCTCGAGGAGTATCTCGCTATGCAACAGGCGGTCGGCCACCCGACGCGGTTCCGGATCCTCCGCACGCTCGTTGCCAACGACGAACTGAGTGCTGCCGATCTCAAGGCCGCGGTCGATGTCGAATCCCACAATTTCCACTACCATCTCGACGAACTGGTCGATGTCGGGCTCGTCGACAAGCGCCAACGACGGACCGCTGACAGCCAGGGTTTTTACACGTACTATCGGCCGACTGCAATGGGGCGGGGGATTCTCGAGCACGGTGTCGAGGAGCTGATGCGCCGTGAACGGGAATTCAACGACGCCTATTCGTAA
- a CDS encoding ParA family protein — MSADEFEGLPGAAVSLLKGGVGKSTIALNIADRLAARGHETVLLDLDKDGHMTTQLGYDDAYDRDANLGDALIDGEDPEDLLIETDFGVHLLPSSNELENVETRLKDERFADVKLRRNVVDPLIQNGYDFVIIDAAGGRGKLSDNALIAVQRVIIPLIPRAGSINGLNKMIERQISPIRENIGLDILAVTPNMIRETMGQHNEHRTLVENLNREFGSFVPEYARVDPEIFNALDESGRTIDSIPKPGIRERTAISRAFKQGMPVSEFDEDCDQIPNFDHLADLVEEHSHA; from the coding sequence ATGAGTGCTGACGAGTTTGAAGGACTTCCTGGAGCAGCTGTCTCGTTGCTCAAGGGGGGTGTAGGAAAATCCACGATCGCGCTCAACATCGCTGATCGACTCGCTGCTCGTGGCCATGAGACGGTACTATTGGATCTTGATAAGGACGGGCACATGACGACCCAGCTTGGGTACGACGATGCGTACGACCGCGATGCGAACCTCGGTGACGCCCTTATCGATGGTGAAGACCCCGAAGACCTGCTTATCGAGACGGACTTCGGCGTTCACCTCCTCCCGTCGAGTAACGAACTCGAGAACGTCGAGACGAGGCTGAAGGACGAACGGTTCGCAGACGTGAAGCTTCGGCGGAATGTCGTCGATCCACTCATCCAAAACGGATACGACTTCGTGATAATTGATGCCGCCGGCGGCCGTGGGAAACTCTCCGATAACGCCCTCATCGCCGTCCAGCGCGTTATAATCCCGCTGATCCCGCGTGCTGGCTCGATCAACGGCCTCAATAAGATGATTGAACGCCAGATCTCCCCAATCCGGGAGAATATCGGGTTAGATATCCTCGCAGTCACTCCGAATATGATTCGCGAAACGATGGGGCAACACAACGAGCATCGGACTCTCGTTGAAAATCTCAACCGAGAGTTCGGTTCGTTCGTCCCTGAGTACGCCCGTGTGGATCCGGAGATCTTCAATGCTCTCGATGAATCGGGACGCACTATCGATAGTATCCCGAAGCCAGGGATTCGCGAACGGACTGCGATTTCTCGTGCTTTCAAACAAGGAATGCCCGTCTCGGAGTTCGACGAAGATTGTGACCAGATCCCTAATTTCGACCACTTAGCGGACCTCGTGGAGGAACACAGCCATGCCTAA
- a CDS encoding phage integrase SAM-like domain-containing protein — translation MPDRALSTPLDDSFERYLQDKGKGRGGDGGNYRRNAGRELERFAEWAAGDRGADDWTGIVPDDVDRGPTFDDLDERVFREYARHLGGDRGLKQNTVQTYYRYISAWCGWCVNEGYLEAHYAQRASAMAPLPEDDGRKPGDQQAWTSEQRHALTRHVDERARDAVEAYTTLPEDTDPLDKQRARYAALKAARDRALVFVLAYTAVRVGELLRDPNDPRRRGVRWEDLSLDDGSMDVYRKKQQWDAASLPNPVISPLRSYRQLMNPPTERWPVFPTFDQRTLAELVREELADRGEPPEAIAERRAEYARDLLLALDEDIRPPSITTDGARSILQRLSEAAEIDIDHPKHDYLAPHGGRRGMGEVLVRAFGYTVAARYLDNSEEMVRERYSHIEAGELGDVATEALSEFDG, via the coding sequence ATGCCTGACCGAGCGCTTTCGACACCGCTCGACGACAGCTTCGAGCGCTACCTCCAGGACAAGGGGAAGGGCCGCGGTGGCGACGGCGGGAACTATCGACGAAACGCTGGACGCGAACTCGAGCGATTCGCCGAGTGGGCCGCCGGCGACCGCGGTGCCGACGACTGGACCGGGATCGTCCCCGACGACGTCGACCGGGGGCCGACCTTCGACGATCTCGACGAACGCGTGTTCCGGGAGTACGCCCGGCATCTCGGTGGAGATCGGGGACTCAAGCAGAACACGGTACAAACCTATTACCGCTATATCTCTGCGTGGTGTGGCTGGTGCGTCAACGAAGGATATCTCGAAGCACATTACGCGCAGCGGGCCAGTGCGATGGCGCCGTTGCCGGAGGACGACGGCCGCAAGCCCGGCGACCAGCAGGCCTGGACGTCCGAACAGCGCCACGCCCTCACCCGCCACGTCGACGAACGGGCCCGCGACGCCGTCGAGGCGTACACGACACTCCCAGAGGATACTGACCCCCTCGACAAGCAGCGAGCGCGCTACGCAGCGCTGAAGGCGGCTCGTGACCGGGCGCTGGTGTTCGTTCTCGCGTACACAGCTGTCCGCGTCGGGGAACTGCTCCGGGATCCGAACGACCCGCGCCGGCGCGGCGTCCGCTGGGAGGACCTCTCCCTCGACGATGGGAGTATGGACGTCTACCGGAAGAAACAGCAGTGGGACGCCGCCAGTCTCCCCAATCCGGTGATTTCGCCGCTGCGGAGCTACCGCCAGCTGATGAACCCACCGACGGAGCGGTGGCCGGTGTTTCCGACGTTCGATCAACGGACGCTCGCGGAGCTCGTCCGGGAAGAACTCGCCGACCGAGGGGAACCCCCAGAAGCAATTGCTGAGCGGCGTGCGGAGTACGCTCGCGACCTGCTGCTGGCGCTCGATGAGGACATTCGGCCGCCGTCGATCACGACGGACGGCGCACGGTCGATTCTCCAACGACTCTCGGAGGCCGCAGAGATCGACATCGACCATCCAAAACACGATTACCTCGCTCCGCACGGCGGTCGCCGAGGGATGGGTGAGGTGCTTGTCCGGGCGTTCGGGTACACGGTGGCGGCCCGGTATCTCGATAACTCAGAGGAGATGGTTCGGGAGCGATATTCGCACATCGAGGCCGGAGAACTCGGTGACGTTGCAACAGAGGCGCTCTCAGAATTTGATGGGTAA
- a CDS encoding universal stress protein: MPDNVLVALDGSPLAERALIYALETFPNATITTIYVINPIDSVIDVEAGGLPVAEDWYDTAQERATEIHTTATDLAAEHDIVLDTVTEVGKPAREILDYAADNGIDQIVMGSHGRSGLDRTFLGSVAETVTRRAQIPVTIIG, encoded by the coding sequence ATGCCTGACAACGTTCTCGTCGCCTTGGACGGCTCCCCGCTTGCCGAGCGTGCACTCATATACGCACTCGAGACCTTTCCGAACGCCACGATTACCACCATTTACGTCATCAACCCGATCGATTCGGTAATCGATGTAGAGGCCGGTGGCTTGCCAGTCGCAGAGGACTGGTACGATACCGCCCAAGAGCGGGCGACCGAGATTCACACAACTGCGACGGATCTCGCAGCGGAACACGATATTGTACTCGATACTGTCACTGAAGTCGGGAAACCAGCGCGTGAGATTCTCGACTACGCTGCCGACAACGGCATCGACCAGATCGTTATGGGTAGCCACGGTCGGTCAGGCTTAGACCGGACGTTCCTCGGAAGTGTAGCCGAAACAGTCACTCGACGAGCACAGATCCCGGTAACCATCATTGGATGA
- a CDS encoding heavy metal translocating P-type ATPase has translation MAVTESPPLSTCTIHIERRGGRGDAGARALERHLGRLSGVHDVDVSFRTGDARITYDGSVISEETIRDAVRDRNVSIQDESETATDDVSSRSELRQEAVFVGLTLLGMAVGLVTGWVEGPQLLMWAGYGVAYVFGGWYGLKGAVETLRHRAVDIDLLMIVAALGALSIGAPFEGAMLLFLFSLSNTLQHYAIGRSRRAIKSLVEMRPDEAQVLRDGEEVTVPIDEVVVGDVFVVRPGDKIPLDGVVASGEGTVDQASLTGESVPVPKEPGDEVFGGTINESGSLEIEVTRQAHESAISRLITMVEEAQSEKAPTQRLIDRLEQPYVLGVFGLTIAAIAIPLGLGSEFTSTFYRAMTLMVAASPCAVIISTPAAVLSAIASGGRQGVLFKGGEHVETAANIDAVAFDKTGTLTRGETQLTDVFVRDSLVDESLTADELLSLAAAVQSRSEHHLARATVSEAEDRALDVPDAQRFQSAAGKGVRADLDDGTIHIGNRSYVKTVLEDAAIEGLEPGLDRLQSLEAEGKTSVLVVREHAGTVTVLGWLTFTDTVRPGAAEMIEELRSLGVEHIVMLTGDNERVAQQIADEVGIDEVQAELLPEEKVATIEDLVERHENVAMVGDGVNDAPALATATLGIAMGGAGTDVALETADVVLMGDDIGKIPYVLGLGRRTRRTLTVNLAIAFGAIALMVGTILLRGIPLPLAVVGHEGSTVLVSLNGLRLLGFRE, from the coding sequence GTGGCTGTTACTGAATCTCCACCTCTCTCGACGTGTACGATCCACATTGAACGACGAGGTGGTCGTGGCGACGCGGGAGCACGGGCACTTGAACGACATCTCGGGCGTCTCTCCGGCGTCCACGATGTCGACGTCTCGTTTCGAACAGGGGACGCCCGGATCACCTACGACGGGAGCGTCATCTCAGAAGAAACGATTCGAGACGCTGTCCGCGACCGTAATGTCTCGATTCAGGACGAATCTGAGACAGCAACGGATGACGTGAGTTCCCGCTCGGAACTCAGGCAGGAGGCCGTGTTCGTCGGCTTGACCCTACTCGGGATGGCGGTCGGCCTAGTGACGGGATGGGTCGAAGGACCACAGCTTCTCATGTGGGCCGGGTACGGCGTCGCATACGTCTTCGGTGGCTGGTACGGGCTCAAAGGCGCGGTCGAGACGCTCCGCCACCGCGCTGTGGACATCGACCTCCTGATGATCGTCGCCGCTCTTGGAGCACTGTCGATTGGAGCTCCGTTCGAGGGTGCGATGCTCCTCTTCCTGTTTTCGCTATCGAACACGCTCCAGCACTACGCCATCGGGCGTTCACGCCGGGCGATCAAGTCACTCGTCGAGATGCGGCCGGACGAGGCACAGGTCCTCCGCGACGGTGAGGAGGTTACTGTCCCAATCGACGAGGTCGTCGTCGGCGACGTGTTCGTCGTCCGTCCAGGCGACAAAATCCCGCTTGACGGCGTCGTTGCCTCGGGCGAGGGAACGGTCGACCAGGCGTCGCTCACCGGCGAATCAGTTCCCGTGCCGAAGGAACCTGGCGACGAGGTATTCGGCGGGACGATCAACGAGAGTGGCAGCCTCGAAATCGAGGTCACGCGGCAGGCCCACGAGTCGGCGATCAGCCGCCTCATCACCATGGTCGAAGAGGCCCAGAGCGAGAAGGCGCCGACACAACGACTCATCGACCGCCTCGAACAGCCGTATGTCCTCGGCGTGTTCGGGCTCACGATTGCAGCGATTGCAATCCCGCTCGGGCTCGGGAGCGAGTTCACCAGTACGTTCTACCGCGCGATGACCCTGATGGTCGCTGCCTCACCGTGCGCGGTCATCATCTCCACGCCGGCGGCGGTGCTGTCGGCCATCGCCTCCGGCGGCAGGCAGGGTGTCCTGTTCAAGGGCGGCGAACACGTCGAGACGGCCGCGAATATCGACGCGGTCGCGTTCGACAAAACGGGCACACTCACGCGGGGCGAGACGCAGCTGACGGACGTCTTCGTCCGGGACAGCCTCGTGGACGAGTCGCTGACTGCGGACGAGCTGCTCTCGCTCGCGGCTGCCGTCCAGTCCCGCTCGGAGCACCATCTCGCTCGTGCGACCGTTTCGGAAGCCGAAGACCGCGCACTGGATGTTCCCGACGCACAGCGGTTTCAGTCGGCGGCCGGGAAAGGCGTCCGTGCCGACCTCGACGACGGGACCATCCACATCGGGAATCGGAGTTATGTCAAGACGGTTCTCGAAGACGCTGCGATCGAGGGGCTCGAACCTGGTCTCGATCGGCTCCAGTCCCTGGAGGCGGAGGGGAAGACGAGCGTCCTCGTCGTCCGCGAGCACGCCGGCACCGTCACGGTACTGGGCTGGCTTACGTTCACCGACACGGTTCGCCCTGGGGCTGCAGAGATGATCGAGGAACTCCGCTCGCTCGGCGTGGAGCACATCGTCATGCTGACCGGCGACAACGAACGCGTCGCCCAGCAGATCGCTGACGAAGTCGGTATCGACGAGGTGCAGGCGGAGCTGCTGCCGGAAGAGAAGGTGGCTACCATCGAGGATCTGGTTGAGCGACACGAGAACGTGGCGATGGTGGGTGACGGCGTGAACGACGCACCAGCACTGGCGACGGCGACGCTCGGGATCGCGATGGGTGGCGCCGGGACCGACGTTGCCCTCGAAACAGCGGACGTCGTCCTGATGGGCGACGACATCGGGAAGATTCCCTACGTACTCGGACTCGGTCGTCGGACACGCCGAACGCTGACGGTCAATCTCGCAATCGCCTTCGGTGCGATCGCCCTGATGGTTGGGACGATTCTGCTTCGAGGCATCCCCCTGCCGCTGGCCGTGGTCGGCCACGAGGGGTCCACCGTCCTCGTTTCACTGAATGGGCTTCGGTTACTCGGATTCCGTGAATAA
- a CDS encoding SHOCT domain-containing protein, with protein sequence MPTNSDDTRLVMLLLVIIGAVFIVPLFFMGFGMMGFGPMMGGMWGGHMWGDGTMPGWMFIVGIVMQLLFLAALVGGGYLIYRAITGSESSSDQALEELRLAYARGDLTDEEYEQRREALERDT encoded by the coding sequence ATGCCGACAAATTCAGACGACACACGACTTGTCATGCTCCTTCTCGTTATCATCGGCGCCGTATTCATCGTCCCACTGTTCTTCATGGGCTTCGGGATGATGGGGTTCGGCCCAATGATGGGCGGGATGTGGGGCGGTCACATGTGGGGTGACGGGACGATGCCTGGCTGGATGTTCATCGTCGGCATCGTGATGCAGTTACTGTTCCTCGCCGCCCTCGTCGGCGGTGGCTACCTCATCTACCGTGCGATTACGGGAAGTGAGAGTAGCTCAGACCAAGCCCTCGAGGAGCTCCGGCTCGCCTACGCCCGCGGTGATCTGACCGACGAGGAATACGAACAGCGACGCGAAGCACTCGAACGAGATACCTGA
- a CDS encoding permease yields MQVTMVEGIFEALRIGVGFLWTAAWAIIMGLTITSLVQVYVSKERMAQVLGDGDLSGLTKATAFGAASSGCSFGAVAIGKGLFKKGAHAVNFLAFMFASTNLIVELGLMILILLGWEFLLAELLGGLILIAVMAVIVHLTLPENLFAEVRETLNERDREAGVTEDPTCGMEGKDEYTITTDGGETLKFCSEGCMETYRQETSSRGGWRDELLSWGGWYKVGNQYRKEWSMIWKDIVAGFLISGFVIVFVPQWVWNTLFIQGDGLLVTAENAIMGVTIAVLSFVGSMGNVPFAVALWGGGVSFAGIIAFVYADLITIPVLNVYRKYYGWKIMLYILGVFFVTMAFTGFLMELLFDALGIVPDLAGGETATEQTYFKLNYTFYLNLIAFALSGFLLYVYRRGLGAPGQYRDPVCGMRTDDSEPSATHDGETYYFCSQTCKETFEKDPDEFAHQHPEAGASQDHDHH; encoded by the coding sequence ATGCAGGTGACGATGGTCGAGGGCATCTTCGAAGCCCTCCGAATCGGTGTCGGCTTCCTCTGGACGGCGGCGTGGGCGATCATTATGGGACTCACGATCACGAGTCTGGTCCAAGTCTATGTCTCCAAGGAGCGGATGGCACAGGTGCTGGGCGACGGTGATCTGAGCGGGCTCACCAAGGCGACCGCGTTCGGCGCGGCCAGTAGTGGCTGTAGTTTCGGCGCTGTCGCCATCGGGAAGGGACTGTTCAAGAAGGGAGCGCACGCGGTGAACTTTCTCGCGTTCATGTTCGCGTCGACGAATCTGATCGTCGAACTCGGGCTGATGATTCTGATTCTGCTCGGCTGGGAGTTCCTCCTGGCGGAACTGCTTGGCGGCCTCATCCTCATCGCCGTGATGGCGGTGATTGTCCACCTCACGCTCCCCGAGAATCTCTTTGCCGAAGTTCGAGAAACGCTCAACGAGCGCGACCGTGAGGCGGGCGTCACCGAAGACCCGACCTGCGGGATGGAAGGAAAAGACGAGTACACGATCACGACCGACGGCGGTGAGACGCTCAAATTCTGCTCGGAGGGCTGTATGGAGACCTACCGCCAGGAGACGTCGAGTCGTGGCGGGTGGCGTGACGAGTTGCTGTCGTGGGGTGGCTGGTACAAAGTCGGGAATCAGTACCGCAAGGAGTGGTCGATGATCTGGAAGGACATCGTCGCTGGCTTCCTTATTTCTGGGTTCGTCATCGTCTTCGTCCCCCAGTGGGTCTGGAACACCCTGTTCATCCAGGGCGACGGGCTTCTCGTGACCGCCGAGAACGCGATTATGGGTGTCACCATCGCCGTCCTCAGTTTCGTTGGCAGTATGGGTAACGTCCCGTTCGCTGTCGCGCTGTGGGGCGGTGGCGTCAGCTTCGCCGGGATCATCGCGTTCGTCTACGCCGACCTCATCACGATTCCCGTGCTGAACGTCTACCGGAAGTACTACGGCTGGAAGATTATGTTGTACATCCTCGGCGTCTTTTTCGTGACGATGGCGTTCACCGGCTTCCTCATGGAGCTACTGTTCGACGCGCTGGGAATCGTTCCAGATCTGGCGGGCGGCGAGACGGCGACCGAGCAGACGTACTTCAAACTCAACTACACGTTCTATCTCAACCTCATCGCGTTCGCGCTCTCCGGGTTCCTGCTGTACGTCTATCGTCGCGGTCTCGGTGCGCCCGGCCAGTACCGCGACCCCGTCTGTGGGATGCGGACTGACGATAGCGAGCCATCGGCGACGCACGACGGCGAGACGTACTACTTCTGCTCGCAGACCTGCAAGGAGACGTTCGAAAAGGACCCAGATGAATTCGCCCATCAACACCCAGAGGCGGGAGCGTCTCAGGATCATGACCACCATTGA